Part of the Qipengyuania sp. SS22 genome, TTCTCGGGCACCAAGATGCGCTGGATGCTCGACCATGACGAGGGTGTCCGATCCGCCGCGCAAGCCGGCACGCTGGCTTTCGGCACGGTCGAGAGCTGGCTGGTCTACAAGCTGTCGGGCGGCGCGCATCTGAGCGATGCGAGCAATGCCAGCCGCACGCTGCTGCTCCCGCTTGATGGGGCGCAGTTCGACGAGGATCTGTGCGAACTTTTCGGTGTGCCGCGTGCCGCCTTGCCCGAAGTGGTCGATACGCATGGCCAGCTCGCCACCTGCGATGCGCAATGGCTGGGCGCAGCGGTTCCGATCTGCGGACTGGCGGGCGACCAACAGTCGGCGACGATCGGGCAGGGGTGCCTGGGCTTCGGCGAAACCAAGGCGACCTATGGCACCGGGGCCTTTGTCCTGACCAATATGGGGCAGGATATCCCGCACTCGGATCATCGGTTGCTTGGCACGGTGCTCTACCAGCAGGACGGTGTGCGGACCTATGCGATCGAGGGTTCATGCTTCGTCGCGGGCAGTCTTATCCAGTATTTGCGCGACCAGCTTGGCCTGATCGGCAGCGCTGCCGAGACCGAGGATCTGGCGCGCTCGATCGAGGATAGCGGCGAGGTCGTAATCGTGCCCGCACTCGCCGGGCTGGGGGCGCCGCATTGGAATCCCGATGCGCGCGGGGTCATTTCGGGCCTCAGCTTCGCGAGCGGGCGGGCGCAGATCGCGCGCGCAGCACTCGAGGCGATGGCACACCAGACGCACGACCTCGCGAGTGCCTTCGCTGCCGATGGCGCGCCGTGGTCGCGGCTGCATATCGACGGCGGGATGAGCGCCAACGACTGGATGGCACAGGACTTGGCCGATATCCTCGATCTCGAAGTCGAACGGCCCGATTTCGTCGAGACGACCGCGCTCGGCGCCGCCATTCTCGCTGCTGTAGGATGCGGAATGCAGGACAATCTCGAGATGGCCGCGCAGGCCATGCGCGGCGGCGGAAAGGCGTTCACTTCGCAGATGACGGGGGACGTGCGCGAAGCCCGGCTTGCGCGCTACGCCAGGGCGCTGACCGCGGCCTGATCAGCCGGCGGCGAAGGCCTGGGTGATCCGCCCCTGCAGCAAGGCCACCGGCGTGGTGGCCACGACTTGCGAGCGCCGGTGGCGATCGAGCCGTGCCACGCGCGCATGCAGTCGCTCGCTGTCCTCGATCAGTGCGCGGGTGCTGGGATCGAGTCGGGCAAGATTGTCGGCATCGGCTTCGCGTTCCTCGGGCAGGGTGCCACAGCGCTCCAGTTGCTGCTCGGACAGTTCGCCCGCCATGTAGGCGCGCTGGTTGAGCAGCCATGCCAGCACATGCATCAACCGCGTGGTGGCGCGCAGCCCCTCGATCGACAGCGCTACACGCGCCAAATCATCGGGATCGGCGCTGGCGTTGGTATCGTCACAGCGCAGGTCGAAAGCCGCGCGCGCATCATCGGCGAGCATAAGCGCTGCGCTGTAAAGATCCTCGATGATCTCTTCATTGATATCGCGGGCCGACATGCGCTTTTCTTACGCATTTCGCGTCATACCTTCCAGCGGATTAACCACGGCACCCCTCGCGTGACAGCGGGTGCGACGCAAACTCCGGGAATCAGGCGATAATATCGGGCAGCAGCACATCCTCGATCGCGGCGATGCGATCCTTCAGCACGAGCTTGCGCTTTTTCAGCCGGGCCATTTGCAGCTGGTCGGTGAAGCCCCGCTGGTCGCCCGCATGAGTCAGTGCCGCGATCGCGACATCGAGATCGCGATGCTCGCTGCGGAGCAGCGCGAGCCTCTTGCGCAGTTCCTGTTCGTTCACGCCGACCTTTCCGGACAATCGCCCCTCGCGACCGCTTGGCCGCATGCCCACAACAAGGCTCTTTGTAAATTGGCAATCCTGTGGTTTGTTACCGGGTCTGCGGCTCGTTCCGCGCAAGCGTACGAGTCGCTCCTGGGGTCAAACAACCGTCAAGGAGACAACCCGATGCAATCATCCCATGTCGACGCGCTCAAAGCCAAGCACGCCGGTCTCGAGGTCCGCCTGCACGAGGAACAGATCCGACCCGCACCCGACATCGCGATGATCCAGCAGATCAAGAAGCAAAAGCTCCGGATCAAGGAAGAGATCGCTTCCTGCTGACGATGGCAAACCGGGGGGCGGGGCCACGTGCCCCGCTTCCGCCCGACCACATATTTGCTATAGGCTGAGGCATGTCCGCAGTTGCTTCCGCCCGCCAGATACTTACGCGCCTGCACGAGGTCATGGCCGGGCGTACCCATGCACAGCACAAACTCGACCGCGTGGTCGAGATCATCGCCGAGAGCCTGACGAGCGAGGTCTGCTCGATCTACCTGCTGCGCGAAGGCGCGCTGGAGCTTTACGCGACGCAGGGCCTCAACGCCGAAGCGGTCCATGTCACGCGGCTGGCAGTGGGCGAAGGCCTGACCGGGACCATCGCCAACAATATCGAAACGCTCAACCTGGCCGAGGCCAAGGCCCACCCCGATTTCGCCTATCGCCCCGAGACGGGGGAGGAAAAGTTCCATTCCTTCGCCGGTGTGCCGATCGTCTATCGCGAGCGCGCGGTGGGGGTGCTGTGCGTTCAGCATGTCGATCCGCGCCGCTACGAGGAAATCGAGATCGAGGCGCTGCAGACCACCGCGATGGTCCTGTCCGAGCTGATCGCGCACAAGGAACTGGTCGATGGCGAAGGGCCGATCGACCTCGAGATTGCGCATGTCGAGAACGATGTGCTCGAGGGCCTGGCACTGGTGAAGGGTCTCGCGGCAGGGCACGCGGTCTTCCACCAGCCGCGGATCGAGATCGACCAGGTCGTGGCCGAGGATATCGAAGCCGAACGCCAGCGCGTCTATCGCGCCTTCGACAAGATGCGCGACCAGATCGACGCGCTCGGCAAGGAAGCGGAATTCGGCAAGGGCGGCGAGCATGTCGAGGTGCTCGAGACCTACAAGATGTTCGCTTATGACGAAGGCTGGAGCCGCCGGATCAACGAGGCGATCGACAGCGGCCTGACCGCCGAGGCGGCGATCGAACGCGTCCAGCAGCGCACCCGCATGCGCATGCGCGAGATCGACGATGCGCTGCTGCAAGACCGGATGCACGATCTGGAGGACCTTTCCAATCGCCTGCTGCGGATCGTTTCGGGCCAGCTTGGCACTGCGGCGACGCAGGGACTGCGGCGTGACACGATCCTGTTTGCGCGCAATCTGGGTCCGGCCGAACTGCTCGAATACGACCGGCGCCGGCTCAAGGGCGTGGTACTCGAAGAAGGCTCGCTCACCGCGCATGTCGTGATCGTGGCGCGCGCCATGGGTGTGCCGGTAATGGGCCGGGTCACAGGTATCCGGACGCGGGTTGCCGAAGGCGACGAGGTGATCCTCGATGCCGACAAGGCGCGGGTCACTCTGCGCCCAAACCAGCAGGTGTTCGAAGCGTTCGAGACCCGCTTCGCCAGGACCCGCGAAAAGCAGGCAGCTTACGCGGAGCTGCGCGATGTCGAGCCCTTTACCCGCGATGGTACGCGCATCACGGTGATGATGAATGCAGGCCTGCGCGACGACATGAGCGCGCTGGCGATGAGCGGCGCGGACGGCGTCGGGCTGTTTCGCACCGAATTCCAGTTCCTGGTGTCTTCCACCCTCCCGCAGCGCGATCGCCAGATGCGGCTCTATCGCGATGTGCTCGATGCGGCGGGCGACAAGCCGGTCATCTTCCGCACGGTCGATATCGGCGGTGACAAGGTCGTCCCCTATCTCGCCAACGCCGTGGCGGAGCGGGAAGAGAACCCGGCGATGGGCTGGCGCGCGCTGCGGCTCTCGCTCGAACGCGAGGGTCTGCTCAAGGCTCAGGCGCGGGCGCTGCTTGAAGCCGCGGCGGGCCGCACGCTTTCGGTGATGTTCCCGATGGTCAGTGAGCCATGGGAGTTCGACGCCGGGAAGAAAGTCTTCGACGAACAGCTCGCCTTCCTGCGCGACCGGCGCAAGCTGGTGCCCGAAGCGATTGAATATGGCTGTATGCTCGAAGTGCCGGCCTTGGCCGACATGCTCGACGTCTTGGCACCCAAGCTGTCCTTTATCTCGGTCGGGACCAACGATCTTACGCAGTTCCTGTTTGCTGCGGATCGCGCCAACCCCAAGCTGGCGGAGCGCTACGACTGGCTCAGTCCGGCTATCCTGCGCTTCCTTGCGCGCGTTTCGCAGACGCTGGTCGGGCAGAATGTCCGGCTTGGCGTCTGCGGCGAAATGGGCGGGCGACGGCTCGAAGCGCTGGCGCTGCTCGGGATCGGCTATCGGCGGCTGTCGATCACGCCCGCCGCGGTCGGCCCGATCAAGGAACTGGTACGCAAGGTCGATCTGGCCGAACTGACGGAGTATATGAAGCGGCTGCTTGCCTCGCCGCCGGACGACATGCGCGCCGAGTTGCACAAATGGGCCAGCGAACGCGATATCGATCTCGACTGATTTCGTCGCGAATGCACCTCTTCTCGTCCATAGATACCAACTGTGTTATGCTGCATGCTTGACAGGCGTACCGCGGGTTCGCTTTTCCTGCGTCAAGACCACATGCGGGAAAACCGCGGGATCGCATTATCGGGGATCGCATGAGCGACGAAGAAATTCTTGAACAAGAACCGGTTGTGCCAACCGGCACGGTCGGCGCGCGGCTCAAGCAGGCGCGTGAGGAAGCGGGGATGGAGCTGACGCAGGTCGCGGCAGAGACTCGCATACCCCAACGCCATCTGCTGACTATCGAGAACGGCCGACTCGCCGATCTCCCCGCACGAACCTATGCCGTCGGCTTTTCGCGCACCTATGCCCGGCTAGTCGGACTGGATGAGCGCGAGATTGTCGAACAGGCTCGCATGGAACTCGCCCAAGGCGACCATGACGGCGATGCGCCCGCCAAGTTCGAACCCGGCGATCCCGCGCGCGTCCCAGGACGCGGGCTGGCGTGGTTTGCGCTGTTCGCAGCCGTGCTGTTGCTGGGCGGGATCTACGCCTTCTACAGCAGCTATTTCGCCCCCGGCATGGGCCCGGCGCCGCTGCGGGATCCCGATGCGCAGGTCGCGGACACTGCGGCGGACAGCGATGCCCCCGCAAAGGCAGCGGCCCCTGCGGCCGCAGGCCCGGTGGTCTTCACCAGCGAGATGGATGGAACCTGGGTCAAGTTTTACGATGCCAACGGCGAGCGTCTGTACGAGGCGCAAATGGCCGAGGGTGACAGCTTTACCGTGCCCGCCGATGCCGAAGGGCCGCAGGTCTGGACCGGCCGACCCTATGCGCTGGCAATAACCGTGGCTGGCCGTTCGGTCCCCAAGCTGTCCGAGGTGGACGAGGTCATCAAGGATGCCCCGATCACCGCCGAAGCACTGCTGGCGCGCGCCGAACGACCGGCAGCTCCCGCTTCTCCCGCCGCCGACGGCGGTTAATTTTCCCTGTCCGGAGGGGGATAAGCCCGCATCATGGCCTCGACAGATTCGCGGGGCTAGGGCAATTTCCGCCGCCTACGGACATCCCACCAGGAGCCTCCCGATGACTTTCGGATCGATTACCCGCAACCTGACGTTCCTTGGGGCGGGTTTTGCCTTGCTGGCGACCGCCACGCCAGCGCTGCCGCAGGACAGCACCGACGAAGCGCGCATGCGCCGGCTCGAGGCCGAGGTGCGGGCGCTGCAGCGCAAGGTGTTCCCCGGCGGCGACGGACGCTTCTTCGAGCCCCAGATCAGCGCGCAGCCCACCGTATCCTCGACCGGGCCGAGTACCTCGACCACGGCGGTGACCGACATCCTGACGCGGCTCGACGCGCTCGAAGCGCAGCTCCAGCGCCAGACGGCGCTGAACGAGGAAAACGCCAATGCGGTCCGCCTGTTGAGCGAGCGGATGGATACACTCGAAGGCGGTAGAGGATCGACCACGGTAGCGGCAACGGCGCCCGCCGCCACGCCCACTGCGAGTGCGGGCGCAACGCGCAATGTCACCGCGACGGCGACGGCACCTGCCGCGGGACCGAGCGATGCACGTCTCGCCGCAGTGCAGGCGATTGCCAAGCCGCAGACCGACGATGCGGCGGACGACGAATATTCCTATGGCTTCCGCCTGTGGGATGCAGGGTTCTTTCCCGAAGCGCAGCAGCAATTGACGCTGTTCGTCGAGCAGAACCCCGATCACTGGCGCACGACCTATGGCCGCAACCTGCTGGGCCGTGCCTATCTCGATGACGGCAAGGCCAAGGAAGCGGCGCCGTGGTTCCTCAAGAATTATCAGGAAGACAAGACCGGCGCGCGCGCGGGCGACAGCCTGCTCTATCTCGCCGAAACCATGATTGCGCTCAAGGACACGCGGCGCGCCTGCATCGCGCTGGCCGAATTCTCCGAGACCTATCCTGCGCTCGCCGCGGGCCGTTTGCAGAGCCAGTACGAGGCCAATCGCGGCAAGGTGACGTGCGATTGATGGGGACATCGGGCCCGCGCAGCTAGCGCGCTTCGAAGCGGCTTTTGATCGCTTCCATCTGAACGGCAGGCTGGGCCTCGCGGTATCGGGCGGGCCCGACAGCATGGCGCTGTTGGCACTGGCGCAAGAGATGCTGGGCGATGGGATCGAAGTGGCGACGGTCGACCACGGCCTGCGCCCCGAGGCAGCCGAGGAATGCGCGGTGGTCGCGCGGGTCTGCGCCGAACGGAACATCCGCTGCCGCGTGCTCACGGTCCGGGTAGAGCAGGGCAATGTGCAGGACCGCGCGCGCGCGGCGCGCTATGCGGCCTTGGGAAAATGGGCGCGCGAGCGCGAACTGGCCGCGCTCGCGACTGCGCACCATGCCGACGACCAGGCCGAAACGCTGCTGATGCGGCTCAATCGGGGTGGCGGGCTGGGCGGACTTGCCGGGATCCGCTCGTCCACGAGAATCAAGGGCTGCGGAGTTCCGGTGGTTCGCCCGCTGCTCGGTTTCCGCAAGCAAGAGCTACGCGATCTCGTCGAGCGCCTGAGGATTCCGTTTGTCGAGGACCCGAGCAACCGCGACGAACGCTACGACCGCGTGCGTATCCGGCGCGCGCTGGAGGAGGCCGACTGGATCGACCCCGTTGCACTGGCCCGGTCCGCTGCGCATTTGGAGGAGGCTGATCAAGCGCTACAGATAGTCGCCGACCAGGTGTGGGAAGATGCGGCTGTGATCGGTGATGCACGCGTTGCGGTGCCGGTCGGACCTACGCGCGATACCTCCGCGCGGCTGATCGCACGCGCAGTTGCTATCCTTGGCGGCGAGATTTCGCATGGCGAGGTCGCCGCATTCCTGAAAGCGGCGAATGGGCGAAGCAATATCGCGGGTGTGCTGGTCGAACAGCGCGGCAATAGTTTTATCTGCACGCCGGAACCGCCGCGTCGCAGCGGGTGATTCACATCAGATGATGCTGTCGCCGACGGTCATCTGCTCACCTCTGGTAATCACGATCTTGTCGCCCTTCTTGGCGATCGCGAACAGACGCTTGGCGATATCGTCGGGCACGCCGATGCAGCCATGGCTGGCATAACCGTTCTCGACGACGCTGCCGCCATGGATAGCGACCCCGTCGGTCGTCAGGAACATGCTCCAGGGCATCGGTGCGTTGCCGTATTTCTCGGAGACATTGTGCCGCTGCTTCCACAGGATCGGGAAGACTCCGGTCGGGGTCGGATGCTCGTCGGTGCCGAGCATGACCGCCGCGGCGCCGATTTCATACCCGCCGCGAAAGATCGAGATTACCCGCGCATCAAGGTCGACAGTGACCAGCAGCGGCCCATCGGGGACGCCCTCGTCATCCCAATGCCACTCGCCATATTTGATCGGTCCGTCGATCGGCAGGATCCGGCGGACGGTGTAAAGGCGTTTGGCGTCGGCAACTGCCTTGGCTGCAAGCGCGCCATGGACTTCGATGGGTTGCACCACCGGCTCCGGCTCCGGGGCTGCGGTCGCCATCTCCGGCGTTTCGGCCTCGGCGGTTGCGCGTCCGCCCATAGCGACGCCCGCCAGTACCAGCGCTGCGGCGACGGTTCCCCCGCCGATCCATTTCAAAATCACGTCCATCCACCCATTATGCGCATGAATGGTTGAATTTTCCACCTAGCCGGAAAAGAACGCCCCGCACCGGGACGGATCGGGGGGGGTGCTAGGCAGCCAGCGCGGCGGCCTCGCGTGCTAAACGCTCGACCTCGACCTCGTCGACCGCGCCGCGCGGGGCAACCCAGCTACCGCCGACGCACAGCACCGGATCGAAGCCGAGCCATTCGGGCGCATTGGCCAGCGAAACACCTCCGGTCGGGCAGAAACGGCATTGGCCGAAAGGTGCGGCCAAGGCCTTGAGCGCAGGCAGGCCGCCCGCCGCCATGGCGGGGAAGAATTTGAAATGGGTGAGGCCCAGATCGAGCCCGCGCATGATGTCCCCGGCGTTGGCGATACCGGGCAGGAAGGGGATATTTGCGCTTATGGCAGCCTTGCCCAGCGGCTCGGTCAGCCCGGGCGAAACGATGAACTGGCTGCCGGCATCGACCGCGGCGGCGAGTTCGGACGGGTTGGTAACCGTCCCCGCGCCGACCACCGCGCCTTCGACCTGGCGCATCGCGCGGATCGCATCGAGTGCGGCGGGAGTGCGCATCGTCACTTCCAGCACCGGCAGCCCGCCCGCCACCAGCGCGCGCGCGAGCGGTACGGCATGCTCCAACTCATCGATCACGATCACCGGAATGACCGGTGCGGTCTGCATGATGTCGGCAATGGTCAAGCGTGTCTCCTGGCAAAGGCTGCTGCCGCGCCGAACAGGCCCGGCTGGGGATGGGTGATGAGCTTGACCGGAATGGTCGCCATCAATTGAGCAAAGCGCCCCTTGGCGCGAAAGCGCTGGGCAAAACCCGATTTGGGTAGATGGTCGCGCAGGCGATAGCCGAGCCCGCCGGCGATCACGACACCGCCAAAGCCGCCCTGCGCCAGCGCGATATCGCCCGCGACGCTGCCCAGTGACAGGCAGAACCGGTCGAGCGCGGCGGCGGCGAGGCTTTCCTCGTCGCTCATGGCGCGGGTCCAGATCGCAATATCTTCCTCGTCGCGCGTCTTGCGTTTTTCCATCGCGGCCAGCGTCTGGTAGATGTCGACGATCGCCGGACCGGAGACGACCCGCTCGACCGATACGCGCGTATGGCGCTTGCGCAGCCGTGCAAGGATCGCATCCTCGATACTGTCGAGCGGGGCAAAATCGATATGGCCGCCCTCGGTTGCCTGCACGCGGTAATCGCTGCCCGAACGCCACAGGTGGGCGACGCCCAGCCCCGTCCCGGGACCAAGCACGCTGATCGTGCCATCGGCAGTCAGCGGTTGGTCGGGCCCGGCAAGGTGCAGGAACTGCTCCTCCGGCGCGCGCGCCACTGCATGTGCGACCGCTTCGAAGTCATTGACGAGGAAGTAGTTCTCGACGCCGAGTTTCTGCTTGATCAGCGCGGGGCGAATGATCCACGGATTGTTGGTGAAGCGGATGACATCGCTGCCGACCGGCCCCGCAATCGCCATCGCCACGCGCGGCGGCAGGGTGCCGCCCATCCGCTTGCGGAAATCCTCCCACGCGGTCTGAAAGCTGGCATATTCGTCGGTGTGCAGCGTTTCGGGTTCGCCCAGGACGATCGTCCCGTCGTCATGCACGGTGGCCAGCGCGAACCGCGCATGGGTGCCCCCGATATCGACGCTGACGAGGTCCACGCTCACAGCCCGGCCAGTGCCAGCATCGACGATGCACCCTGTTCGGCGCCATCGGCATTCGCGCGGAACATGGCGAAGAATTCTCGGCCCATGCCCGTCTCGGGCGGGGGTGCCGGGGCGGGATCGCGGCTGTCGAGATCGGCTTCGGTCGACAGCGTGCCCGTGGCGGCGCAGACTCGCACAACATCGCCATCGCTCAGCCGCGACAGCGGGCCGCCGCCGCGCGCTTCGGGTGTGCAGTGGATCGCTGCGGGGACCTTGCCCGATGCGCCCGACATGCGGCCATCGGTGACCAGCGCGACGCGGTAGCCGCGATCCTGCAGCACACCAAGCGCGGGGGTAAGCTTGTGCAGTTCGGGCATGCCATTGGCCCGCGGCCCCTGGAAGCGGACCACGACGACGACGTCGCGATCGAGCTCGCCCAGCTTGAATGCCTCGTTTACCGCGTGCTGGGTTTCGAACACGCGGCAAGGTGCCTCGACGGTCCAGCGCTCGCGTTCGACGGCGGAGGATTTGAAGCACGCGCGGCCGAGGTTGCCTTCGACAAGGCGCATGCCGCCATCGGGTTCGAACGGCGCGGAAGCGGGGCGCAGCATCTCGCTATCGCCCGAGGGGCCCGGATCGCGCCAGGTCAGCGCATCGTCATCCATGCCGGGCTCGCGTGAATAGCTTTCGAACCCGCCATCCCAGATAGTCATGATGTCGGAATGGGCGAGGCCCTCTTCCAGCAGCGTGCCGATCACATAACCGATCCCGCCGGCCTCATGGAAATGGTTCACATCGCCCGAGCCATTGGGATAGACGCGCGCGACGAGCGGAACGACAGAGGACAATTCCGCCAGATCGGCCCAGTCGAAGCGGATGCCTGCCGAGCGCGCCATCGCGGGGATATGGATCGCGTGATTGGTCGATCCGCCCGTTGCGAGCAGGCCGATGGCGGCATTGACGATCGCCTTTTCGTCGACGACGCGCGCGAGCGGGCGGAAATCGTCACCCGACTTGCCGATCGCCGCCAGCCGGTGCGTGGCCGCGCGGCTCAGTTCCTGCCGCAGCTTCGCGCCGGGCTGGACGAAGGCTGCGCCGGGCACATGCAGGCCCATCATCTCCATCATCATCTGATTGGAATTGGCGGTGCCGTAAAAGGTGCAGGTGCCCGCCGAATGATAGCTGCCCATCTCGCTCGCCAGCAATTCCTCGCGGGTGGCCTTGCCCTCGGCATAAAGCTGGCGGACGCGCTGCTTTTCCTTGTTAGAAATGCCGGTGCCCATCGGGCCGGAGGGCACGAAGATCGCGGGAAGGTGGCCGAAGCGCAGCGCCCCCATCAGCAGGCCCGGCACGATCTTGTCGCAAATGCCCAGCAGCGCGACGCCGTCGTACATCGCATGGCTCAGTGCGACCACGGTCGACAGCGCGATGGTGTCGCGGCTGAACAGCGACAGCTCCATCCCCGCCTCGCCCTGCGTCACCCCGTCGCACATGGCGGGTGTGCCGCCCGCAACCTGCACGGTCGCGCCAACTTCGCGCGCCCAGATTTTCATCCGCTCCGGGTAGCGATGGTAAGGCTGATGCGCGGAAAGCATGTCGTTATAAGCGGTAACGATGCCGAGGTTCGGCCCCCGCGCGGCCATGATCGCGGCCTGGTCTTCTTCCGCCCCCGCGAAGGCATGCGCCAGGTTGGAGCAGGACAGCGAACCGCGGTTGACCTGCCGGTCGCCCTCGCGGTCCATCAGCTCGAGATAGTCGGTGCGGCTGTCGCGCGAATTGTCGATCACGCGCTGGGTGACGCGGTGGATCGTGTCGTTGAGCGGCTTATTCGTCATGCCAGGTCACTCCGTCGCGTTCGGCAAGCGCTATGGCCGCGCTGGGTCCCCAGCTGCCCGCGCCATAGGGCTTGGGCGTGATCTCTTCGCGGTCCCACAGCGCGCGGATCGCATCGATCCACTCCCATTGCGCCTCGACCTCGTCGCGGCGCACGAACAGCGTCTGGTCCCCTTCGATCAGGTCTAGGAGCAGGCGTTCGTAGGCGATCCGGCGGACCGTTCCGGAAAAGGCATCGGGCATGGCAATGTCGAGCGGGACCTGCCGCAGGCGGATGCCCTCGCGGTCGAGCCCCGGCACCTTGGCCATCATCGACAGCTGGACGTTCTCTTCGGGCTGGATGCCGATGACCAACCGGTTCGGCTTGGTGCTCGCGCCGCGGCCTTCGAAGATCGAATGCGGGATGCAGCGGAACTGGATCACGATTTCGGTCACGCGTTCGGGCAGGCGTTTGCCGGTGCGCAGGTAGAAGGGCACACCCTTCCAGCGCCAATTGTCGACATGCGCCTTCAATGCGACGAAGGTCTCGGTGTCGCTGGGCTTGCCCAGCTCCTCGTCATAGCCGGGGACGGCGGCCCCATCGACCGCGCCCGCGCGGTACTGACCGGTCACGGTTTCACCCTTCGCGATTGGGCGAAGCGCGCGCAGGACCTTGACCTTCTCGTCACGCACGGCGGTGG contains:
- a CDS encoding YdcH family protein, yielding MQSSHVDALKAKHAGLEVRLHEEQIRPAPDIAMIQQIKKQKLRIKEEIASC
- a CDS encoding DUF1465 family protein, whose protein sequence is MSARDINEEIIEDLYSAALMLADDARAAFDLRCDDTNASADPDDLARVALSIEGLRATTRLMHVLAWLLNQRAYMAGELSEQQLERCGTLPEEREADADNLARLDPSTRALIEDSERLHARVARLDRHRRSQVVATTPVALLQGRITQAFAAG
- a CDS encoding L,D-transpeptidase family protein, whose product is MDVILKWIGGGTVAAALVLAGVAMGGRATAEAETPEMATAAPEPEPVVQPIEVHGALAAKAVADAKRLYTVRRILPIDGPIKYGEWHWDDEGVPDGPLLVTVDLDARVISIFRGGYEIGAAAVMLGTDEHPTPTGVFPILWKQRHNVSEKYGNAPMPWSMFLTTDGVAIHGGSVVENGYASHGCIGVPDDIAKRLFAIAKKGDKIVITRGEQMTVGDSII
- the tilS gene encoding tRNA lysidine(34) synthetase TilS, producing the protein MGLAVSGGPDSMALLALAQEMLGDGIEVATVDHGLRPEAAEECAVVARVCAERNIRCRVLTVRVEQGNVQDRARAARYAALGKWARERELAALATAHHADDQAETLLMRLNRGGGLGGLAGIRSSTRIKGCGVPVVRPLLGFRKQELRDLVERLRIPFVEDPSNRDERYDRVRIRRALEEADWIDPVALARSAAHLEEADQALQIVADQVWEDAAVIGDARVAVPVGPTRDTSARLIARAVAILGGEISHGEVAAFLKAANGRSNIAGVLVEQRGNSFICTPEPPRRSG
- a CDS encoding YdcH family protein, with the translated sequence MNEQELRKRLALLRSEHRDLDVAIAALTHAGDQRGFTDQLQMARLKKRKLVLKDRIAAIEDVLLPDIIA
- a CDS encoding glycerol kinase; translated protein: MADCILVLDAGTTSTRAMMFAADGTMEAVAQQALTQHYPKPGWVEHDAAEIWDKTLACAREVTGDDVGRIGAIGITNQRETVVAWNRESGEPLARAIVWQDRRTAAFCADMKQYGHEPEVQRRTGLLLDPYFSGTKMRWMLDHDEGVRSAAQAGTLAFGTVESWLVYKLSGGAHLSDASNASRTLLLPLDGAQFDEDLCELFGVPRAALPEVVDTHGQLATCDAQWLGAAVPICGLAGDQQSATIGQGCLGFGETKATYGTGAFVLTNMGQDIPHSDHRLLGTVLYQQDGVRTYAIEGSCFVAGSLIQYLRDQLGLIGSAAETEDLARSIEDSGEVVIVPALAGLGAPHWNPDARGVISGLSFASGRAQIARAALEAMAHQTHDLASAFAADGAPWSRLHIDGGMSANDWMAQDLADILDLEVERPDFVETTALGAAILAAVGCGMQDNLEMAAQAMRGGGKAFTSQMTGDVREARLARYARALTAA
- a CDS encoding helix-turn-helix domain-containing protein, giving the protein MSDEEILEQEPVVPTGTVGARLKQAREEAGMELTQVAAETRIPQRHLLTIENGRLADLPARTYAVGFSRTYARLVGLDEREIVEQARMELAQGDHDGDAPAKFEPGDPARVPGRGLAWFALFAAVLLLGGIYAFYSSYFAPGMGPAPLRDPDAQVADTAADSDAPAKAAAPAAAGPVVFTSEMDGTWVKFYDANGERLYEAQMAEGDSFTVPADAEGPQVWTGRPYALAITVAGRSVPKLSEVDEVIKDAPITAEALLARAERPAAPASPAADGG
- a CDS encoding tetratricopeptide repeat protein, with translation MTFGSITRNLTFLGAGFALLATATPALPQDSTDEARMRRLEAEVRALQRKVFPGGDGRFFEPQISAQPTVSSTGPSTSTTAVTDILTRLDALEAQLQRQTALNEENANAVRLLSERMDTLEGGRGSTTVAATAPAATPTASAGATRNVTATATAPAAGPSDARLAAVQAIAKPQTDDAADDEYSYGFRLWDAGFFPEAQQQLTLFVEQNPDHWRTTYGRNLLGRAYLDDGKAKEAAPWFLKNYQEDKTGARAGDSLLYLAETMIALKDTRRACIALAEFSETYPALAAGRLQSQYEANRGKVTCD
- the ptsP gene encoding phosphoenolpyruvate--protein phosphotransferase; this encodes MSAVASARQILTRLHEVMAGRTHAQHKLDRVVEIIAESLTSEVCSIYLLREGALELYATQGLNAEAVHVTRLAVGEGLTGTIANNIETLNLAEAKAHPDFAYRPETGEEKFHSFAGVPIVYRERAVGVLCVQHVDPRRYEEIEIEALQTTAMVLSELIAHKELVDGEGPIDLEIAHVENDVLEGLALVKGLAAGHAVFHQPRIEIDQVVAEDIEAERQRVYRAFDKMRDQIDALGKEAEFGKGGEHVEVLETYKMFAYDEGWSRRINEAIDSGLTAEAAIERVQQRTRMRMREIDDALLQDRMHDLEDLSNRLLRIVSGQLGTAATQGLRRDTILFARNLGPAELLEYDRRRLKGVVLEEGSLTAHVVIVARAMGVPVMGRVTGIRTRVAEGDEVILDADKARVTLRPNQQVFEAFETRFARTREKQAAYAELRDVEPFTRDGTRITVMMNAGLRDDMSALAMSGADGVGLFRTEFQFLVSSTLPQRDRQMRLYRDVLDAAGDKPVIFRTVDIGGDKVVPYLANAVAEREENPAMGWRALRLSLEREGLLKAQARALLEAAAGRTLSVMFPMVSEPWEFDAGKKVFDEQLAFLRDRRKLVPEAIEYGCMLEVPALADMLDVLAPKLSFISVGTNDLTQFLFAADRANPKLAERYDWLSPAILRFLARVSQTLVGQNVRLGVCGEMGGRRLEALALLGIGYRRLSITPAAVGPIKELVRKVDLAELTEYMKRLLASPPDDMRAELHKWASERDIDLD
- the eda gene encoding bifunctional 4-hydroxy-2-oxoglutarate aldolase/2-dehydro-3-deoxy-phosphogluconate aldolase; translated protein: MQTAPVIPVIVIDELEHAVPLARALVAGGLPVLEVTMRTPAALDAIRAMRQVEGAVVGAGTVTNPSELAAAVDAGSQFIVSPGLTEPLGKAAISANIPFLPGIANAGDIMRGLDLGLTHFKFFPAMAAGGLPALKALAAPFGQCRFCPTGGVSLANAPEWLGFDPVLCVGGSWVAPRGAVDEVEVERLAREAAALAA
- the glk gene encoding glucokinase → MDLVSVDIGGTHARFALATVHDDGTIVLGEPETLHTDEYASFQTAWEDFRKRMGGTLPPRVAMAIAGPVGSDVIRFTNNPWIIRPALIKQKLGVENYFLVNDFEAVAHAVARAPEEQFLHLAGPDQPLTADGTISVLGPGTGLGVAHLWRSGSDYRVQATEGGHIDFAPLDSIEDAILARLRKRHTRVSVERVVSGPAIVDIYQTLAAMEKRKTRDEEDIAIWTRAMSDEESLAAAALDRFCLSLGSVAGDIALAQGGFGGVVIAGGLGYRLRDHLPKSGFAQRFRAKGRFAQLMATIPVKLITHPQPGLFGAAAAFARRHA